The sequence CGTACGGCGCGAGCGCGGCGGCCGCCTCGGGCGAGCGCACGCAGGCCAGCGCCTGGGCCACCTGCCGCGGCGGCGTCTTGAGGAGCGGACCGTACTTCGGCTTCTTCAACAGCGGCGGGAGCACCTCCGCGCCGAGCGCCACGAGCGCCGACGGGGGCAACGCGACGGCGAGGTCGAGCGCGTAGGTCGCGAAGTCGTGCGGACGCGCGCACGCGGCGCGCACCACCTCCACGTCGCTCGCCGCGGAGAGGAGGAACGAGCAGTCGGGCCCGCCGGCCCGCTGCGACTCGGCGAGGTCGAGGTTCGCCCACGGCTCGTCCGGGAACACGAACGCGAGCGACGCGCGCTCGAGCAGCGAGGCCCCCTCACGGAGCGAGGCCGCGACCGCGACGGCCTCCGCGTACTCGGCCTCCGAGGCCGCGCAGACCGCGTGCCGCACGGGGAGCACCGGCTGCCAGCGCGCACCCCTCGGATCGGGCGGGCCGGCGGTGAGCCACACGGCGGTGGTCCATCCGCCATTGGCGGCCGTGAGGCCGAGGGTGGACGCGCGGTGGAGCACGCGCACGGCGTCGACGAGGCCGCGGAGGGCGGCGATCGCGCCGAGGAACGCGATGCTCCCCGCGGCGCGACGCACGAAGTGCTCGGTCGCGGCGAGCACGTCGATCGTTGCGCTCTGCACGGACTCGACGGAGAGGTCTCCTCGAGGAGGCCGAGCGCGGCCTGGTGCAGCGCCCGGTGCTCGGGCTCCACCTTGCGGGTGCCCGCCCGGAAGATCGCGGCGTGCGGCCTGGCATCGCCCCCGAACGCGCCCTTCACGCAGGCGAGCTCGTGAGCCTTCGCCAGCGCGCGCCGCGCGACCGCCTCGGTCATGGGGTGCGCCGTGCCAGGGAGAGACCGGCGGGGGTGAAGGTGCTTCTTCAGATCGTCGGGGAGGAAGAGCGGCGCCACCATGGGCGAAGAGCTTACCGGGAGGCTCCACGCTGGGGGCGCGTCTTCGCGCTCGTTCGCCTCGTTTCGCCCTCGCGCGGGGCCGATGCGCGTTACGCTCGCCGCCGAGGAGACACCCTTGGCAGCGAAGAGGAAGAACGACGGCGCACCGGGGACGGCACCCCACGCGACGACCCACGCGCAGCGGCCCCCGGCGGAGATCGCCTGCGCGGACGAGCTCGCGCTCTTGCGCGAGCGCGACACGAGCCCAAGGCCCCCCGGGTGGCGCCTGTCACCGAAGGCGGTGCGCACCTTCATCCTCGGGGATCCCGCGCGCGGGATCCGGAAGAAGTTCGTGGGCAATCCGTCGCTCGTCGATCGGGCGATGGTGGCGCTCGCGACCAACCGCGGGCTCATCTTCGTCGGCGAGCCGGGCACCGCCAAGTCGCTGCTCAGCGAGCTCTTGTGCGCGGCGATCTGCGGTCGCTCCACGTTGACCATCCAGGGGAGCGCCGGCACGACCGACGATCAGATCAAGTACTCCTGGAATTACGCGCTGTTACTCGCCGAAGGGCCTACCCCTCGCGCGCTGGTCCCGGCGCCGCTCTACACCGCGATGAAGGAGGGGCTGCTCGTGCGGTTCGAAGAGATCACGCGCTGTCCGCTCGAGATCCAAGACTCGCTCTTGGCCGCGCTCTCCGACCGCGTCCTCGCCATCCCGGAGATGGAAGGGCCCGACGCGATGCTCTTCGCGCGCGAGGGGTTCAACGTCATCGCGACGGCCAACACCCGCGATCTCGGCGTCAACGAGATGAGCGCCGCGCTGAAGCGTCGGCTCAACTTCGAGACCGTCTTCCCCATCCCCGACTTCGCCGTCGAGATGGAGCTCGTGCGCGAGGAGACCCGGCGGCTGCTCGCGCGGTCCGGCGTGCCCACCCTCCCGAGCGCGGAGATCTTGGAGCTGCTGGTCACCACGTTCCGCGAGCTCCGCGCCGGACAGACGGTCGATGGACAGGCGATGGACCGGCTCTCGGTCCCGATGTCGACGGCGGAGGCCGTGAGCGTCGCCCACGCGCTCGGCGTGCGCTCGCACTACGTGTCGGGGGACGAGGCCACCCCCGCCGACCTGGTCGAGTGCCTCGTCGGCGCGGCGCTCAAGACCGACACGGAGGACGTGGCGCGCCTGCGGCGATACTTCGACCAGCGCGTGTCGAAGCGCACGGAGCCCCATTTCCGTGCCTACTACGAGGCGCGCCACCGGCTCCCCGGCTGATCGCAACGCGGCGAAATGCGGTAAGATCCACGGATGTCGGCGCGTCCCGAGGCCAGCGCTACCGAGGAGGCCGCGCGCCGCCGACGCCCCTCCACCGGGGCTTCTTTTCCATCCTCTTCGCGCTGCTGCAGCTCGCGGCGGCGACAGCGACCGCTTACGTGTGCGGACTGTGGGCGACCGCCTACATGGCGTGGGTGTTCCCCGGCCTCGTCGGCCTCGTGGTGACCGGGGCGTTCTTCCTCGCCGCGGTCACCTCGGCGGTGACCTCGTTCGCGGCGAAGGGGCGCGGGAAATGGATCTCCGCGCTGGGACTCGTGCTCGCGGTCTTGGCCTTCGGGGGACTCTACGGCGGGTGCCGCAAGGGCGTTCACGACTTCGAGTGCCAAAACGCCCTCCCGGGCACGGCGAAGTGCGCGGGCTTCTGGTGAGGCCGGCCCGGTGGCCTCCCGATCGCGAGATCGCCTGACTACTCTGTGACGGGCAAGCGGAGACTCCCATGAAGCTCTCGGACGACGATCGGCGACGGTTCGATCAAGGCGGGTTCGTTGTCCTGCGCGGGCTGTTCCGCGAGGCCGAAGTGGCGCCCGTGCGCGACGCGTTCGACCGCCTGTACGACACCTCCCAGACGCTCCGCACGACGGGCGACCACGACGGCGCGTTCTTCGTGCTGGGCGCGCCGCCGGAGGGACCGGTGGTCGTGCAGCGGGTCGTATGGGCGGGCGGCGCCGAGCCCGGGCTGCTCCGGCTCAGCGCGGATCCTCGGCTCGTCGAGCCGGCGCTCGAGCTGCTCGGCACGTCGCGCTGCGAGCAGCTCCTCTGCCAGGCGCACTTCAAGATGCCCAATGACGGGGTCGCCTTCGACTGGCACCAAGACATCCAGCATCGCGACAAGGGCGGAGACACCTGGCGCGACGTCACGGGCCGCGGCTCGTTCGTGCAGACCATCCTGCTCGTCGACGACATGACCGAGGAGAACGGTCCGCTCGAGTTCGTCCCGAGAGAGGCCGTCGAGCTCGACCCCGCGGGTAGGCTCATCCACGGCGAGGGGCCGCGGGTCGATGGGTCGCGCGCCGTCCCCGTCACGGGGCGCGCCGGCGACGTGCTCGTGTTCGGCCCCTACGCCGTGCACGGCAGCCGCCCGAACCACTCTCCCCTCCCCCGACGTGTGCTCATCAATGGCTGCCGGCGCGGCCGCGCCCGGCAGCGACCTGGACGGCGGGCGGTCGAGGACGTCGGCGCGCCGGCGCGCGCCCCGCCAGGACCGCGCCGCTCGGGCCCTGGGCTCCACCCGGAATCGGCGCCACCAGCGCGGCCCGAGGCGCGCCACCGGCGCTCAGGCTAGCGTGGGCCTCCACGTCGTCGGCGTTCGCCACCACAGCCCCGCGTGCGCGCGGGTCGTCCGCGCCGCGATCCGCGCGCTGCGGCCGCGCTTCGTGCTCATCGAGGGCCCGAGCGACATGAACGATCGGCTCGACGAGCTGCTGCTCGCGCACCGCCTGCCCATCGCGCTCTTCACGTACCGGCAAGACCCGGGCGGGCGCTCGCGCAGCTCGTGGGCTCCGTTCTGCGACTACTCGCCCGAGTGGGTCGCGCTCCGCGAGGCGCGCGAGGTCGGCGCGACTCCCCTCTTCATCGACCTCCCCGCTTGCGGGATCCGGCCTTCGACGGCGAGGAGAACCGCTACTCGGACCGGCACGTGCGGGCCTCCGACAGGCTCGGCGAGACCGCGACGACGCTCGGCTTCGAGGACACCGACGCGCTGTGGGACCACCTCTTCGAGCAGCCGCGCGACCTCGCGCTCTTGACCCACGACCTGTCGCGCTACTTCGAGGCGCTGCGCGCCGACGAGGCCCCGCGCGGCGGCGACGGAGAGCGCGAGGCGTTCATGAGCGCCTACGTCGAGTGGGCGCTCGCGGAGGCCGGCGACGGCGACGTGCTGGTCGTGTGCGGAGGCTTCCACGAGCCGGCGCTCCTGCGCACCGCAGCGCACGCGCGCGCGCGCGCGACCGTGCACGCGGGGGCGGGCTCGGCGAGGCCTGTCGCGCCTGTCCCTAGCGAGGCGCGGATTGGCACTTATCTCGTGCCCTTCTCGTTTCGTCGCCTCGACTCCTTCGCGGGCTACGCCTCGGGAATGCCGCAGCCGGCGTTCTACCAAGCCGTGTGGGAGCGCGGCGCCGACGACGCCGCCGAGGCCATGCTGTTCGAGGCCATCCGGCACCTCCGCGCGAAGCGACAGCGGGTCTCGCCGGCCGACGCGATCGCGGCCTCCACGCTCGCGCACGGGCTCCGCGCGCTCCGTGGGCACGCGGCGCTCGCCCGCCTCGACGTGCTCGACGCCCTCGCGGGCGCGCTCGTGAAGGAGGCGCTGAACGGGCCGCTCCCGTGGACACGGCGCGGTCCGCTCTCGCCACGGACCGAGCCGATCCTCGCGGAGATCGTGCACGCGTTCGCGGGCTCCCGCGTAGGCACGCTGGACCCGGCGACCCCGCGTCCGCCGCTGCTCGACGACGCGCTCGCCGAGCTCGAGGCCGCCGGGGTGCAGCTCGCCCGGGTCAGCGCGCGCCTGAAGGTGCGCCTCGACGAGCCGGGAGGCGCGCGGGCGAGCACGACGCTCCACCGGCTGCGCACGCTCGCGATCCCCGGCTTCGTGCTGGTGCGAGGCGCGAACCTCTCGCGGACCGCGACCGATCTGTCGGAGGAGTGGTCGATCGTGCACCTGCTCGAGACCGATCCGGCGCTCATCGAGGCCTCGATCTACGGCGCCACGCTCGAGGGCGCGGCCTCCGCGCGGATCGAGGAGACCGCGCGAGACGCCCCCGACGTGGGGGCCATCGCCGACGCCCTCGCGCTCGCCGCCGCGTGCGGCCTGCGAACGCTCACCGAGCGAGGGCTCGCGGACATCGCCGCCCGCGTGGGCGCGGAGCCGTCGTTCGCGGCCCTTGGGCGCGCGCTTCGCAAGCTGCTCGCCCTCCGTCGCGGAGAGCTCGTCCTCGGGGCCACCGGCCACGCCGAGCTGCCGCGCGTGCTCGAGACCTGCTTCGATCGAGGGCTCTGGCTGTTCGAGGGCACGGCCGGCCCGACGGCGCCGCTCGACCTCGCCCACGTCGACGCCGTGTCGGCGCTGCGAGAGGTCCTGCGCGAGACCGACGACGACGCAGAGGCCCTCACGACCCGCGCGCTCGAGTGCTGCTCGCGGCGCGCCGTCGATCCGGAGGCGCCGCCGGCCCTCCGCGGGGCCGCGCTCGGCGTGCTCTGGTCGATGGCTCCCCACGGCGACGGCGACGCTGTGCACGAAGACCACGCCGCGCGCGCGATCGCGGTGCTCCGCGCCGTCGCACGACCGGCGACCTTCGGCGACTTCCTCGGCGGTCTCTTCGCGCTCGCGCGGGCCGAGGTCGTGCGCGACCGCTCGATCGTCGCGACGATCGACGCCTCGGTCACGGGGTTTCTGCGGGAGGACTTCCTCATCGCGCTGCCGGCCTTGCGCCAGGCCTTCTCGTACTTTCCGCCGCGCGAACGCCTCGCGATCGCCGAGAGCGTGCTCGCGATCGGAGGGCACGCGGGCCACGACCCCATGGCGCTGCTGCGCGCGCCTGTCGACGCGGAGCTCGTTCGTCGCGCCGCCGCGCTCGAGGGCGCGGCCCTCGCGCTCGCCCGGCGCTTCGGCCTGACGGACCCGCTGGACGATCCCGAGCAAGGAGTTACCCCGTGAGCGCCGGCGAGCGCGACGAGCGCCTGGTCCGCTGGCGCCTCCTGCTCGGGCGCGCGTCCGAGGCCGCGCTCGACGGGCGCTCGGGTCTCTCGGCCGACGACCTCGCCGCCGACGCGGCACTCGGGTGGCTCTACGAGCGGGGCGACGACCTCGCGGCCCGCGACATCGACGACCGGCAGGGAGGCCACGGGCCCTCTGCGCTCTCGGTGCCGGAGTGGCTGTCGGAGGTCCATCGCCTGTTCCCGAAGGAGACCGTCGAGCGCATCGAACAAGACGCCGTCGAGCGGTACCAGATCCACGAGGTGGTCACGAACCCGGAGGTCCTCGCGAGGGTCGAGCCCAACGAGACGCTGCTCCGCGCCGTGCTCCTCACGAAACATCTAATGAATCCGGAGGTCCTCGCGCTCGCGCGGGAGCTCGTGGCGAAGGTCGTCCGGCGGCTCATGGAGAAGCTCGCGAAGACCGTGCGGCGAAGCTTCCACGGGACGCGGAGCCGAACACGCTCGAACATGAAGATCGCGAAGAACTTCGACGCGAAGGCCACGATCCGCAAGAACCTCGCCACCTACGACGCGCGCGCGAAGCGGCTCTTCATTCGCACGCCGCTCTTCGTCTCCCGCACGCGGCGGCAGCTCGACAAGTGGCAGATCATCCTGCTCGTCGACGAGAGCGGGAGCATGCTCTCGTCGGTCATCCACGCGGCCGTCACCGCGGCCTGCCTCTGGGGCCTCCCCTCGACCAAGACGCACCTCTGCATCTTCGACACCGAGGTCGTCGATCTCACCGACCGCGTCACCGATCCGGTCGAGGTGCTGATGAAGGTGCAGCTGGGCGGCGGCACCGACATCGGGCGCGCGGTCGCGTACGCGGCCGGCCTCGTCGAGAACCCGCGGCGCACCATCGTGGTCCTCATCACTGACTTCTTCGAGGGCGCGAGCCCCGCCGTGCTCGTCTCGCGGGTGCGCTCACTTTGCGCGCAGGGCACGCTGGTCCTCGGGCTCGCGGCGCTCGACGCGCAGGCGAACCCCTCGTACGACCGCGATCTCGCGCGGCGCCTCGTCGAGGCCGGCGCGCACGTCGGCGCGATGACTCCGGGCGAGCTCGTGGCCTTCCTGGCGGAGAAGGTGCGGGCATGAGTCGCGCGGATCTCCTCGCGCTCACGCCGCAGTCGCTCGCGCAGCTCGCCAACATGGGCCTCGTCAAGCGGGCGCAGCGCGAGCTCGACGACGGCCTCGGGCCGGCGCTGGTGGAGTCCGACGCCGGCGAGGTCACCGGCACCTTCCCCGACGGCGTCGTGGCCGTGCTCGCGCCGCAGCGCAGCCTGAAGGACTCCGCGTGCACCTGCGGGGCGACGTCGGTCTGCCGGCATCGGGTGGCGGTCGCCCTGGCCTACGCCCC comes from Myxococcales bacterium and encodes:
- a CDS encoding phytanoyl-CoA dioxygenase family protein, which translates into the protein MKLSDDDRRRFDQGGFVVLRGLFREAEVAPVRDAFDRLYDTSQTLRTTGDHDGAFFVLGAPPEGPVVVQRVVWAGGAEPGLLRLSADPRLVEPALELLGTSRCEQLLCQAHFKMPNDGVAFDWHQDIQHRDKGGDTWRDVTGRGSFVQTILLVDDMTEENGPLEFVPREAVELDPAGRLIHGEGPRVDGSRAVPVTGRAGDVLVFGPYAVHGSRPNHSPLPRRVLINGCRRGRARQRPGRRAVEDVGAPARAPPGPRRSGPGLHPESAPPARPEARHRRSG
- a CDS encoding VWA domain-containing protein yields the protein MVRWRLLLGRASEAALDGRSGLSADDLAADAALGWLYERGDDLAARDIDDRQGGHGPSALSVPEWLSEVHRLFPKETVERIEQDAVERYQIHEVVTNPEVLARVEPNETLLRAVLLTKHLMNPEVLALARELVAKVVRRLMEKLAKTVRRSFHGTRSRTRSNMKIAKNFDAKATIRKNLATYDARAKRLFIRTPLFVSRTRRQLDKWQIILLVDESGSMLSSVIHAAVTAACLWGLPSTKTHLCIFDTEVVDLTDRVTDPVEVLMKVQLGGGTDIGRAVAYAAGLVENPRRTIVVLITDFFEGASPAVLVSRVRSLCAQGTLVLGLAALDAQANPSYDRDLARRLVEAGAHVGAMTPGELVAFLAEKVRA
- a CDS encoding AAA family ATPase is translated as MRVTLAAEETPLAAKRKNDGAPGTAPHATTHAQRPPAEIACADELALLRERDTSPRPPGWRLSPKAVRTFILGDPARGIRKKFVGNPSLVDRAMVALATNRGLIFVGEPGTAKSLLSELLCAAICGRSTLTIQGSAGTTDDQIKYSWNYALLLAEGPTPRALVPAPLYTAMKEGLLVRFEEITRCPLEIQDSLLAALSDRVLAIPEMEGPDAMLFAREGFNVIATANTRDLGVNEMSAALKRRLNFETVFPIPDFAVEMELVREETRRLLARSGVPTLPSAEILELLVTTFRELRAGQTVDGQAMDRLSVPMSTAEAVSVAHALGVRSHYVSGDEATPADLVECLVGAALKTDTEDVARLRRYFDQRVSKRTEPHFRAYYEARHRLPG